Proteins found in one Clostridium cagae genomic segment:
- a CDS encoding helix-turn-helix domain-containing protein, with protein sequence MEFNEKLQQLRKQNNLTQEQLAEQLYVSRTAVSKWESGKGYPNIESLKSISKLFSVSIDELLSGEELISLAETENRSNVGRIYNLIYGILDVMVIAFIILPMYGKSDGTYIYAVNLLSFTETTRVNLIIYWTVFISIIGLGIIGLLFAHFEKESWCSLTGKFSIALEAVAICFFAAAREPYVTMLLFLLFLMKIFVLVKRGPTK encoded by the coding sequence TTGGAGTTTAACGAGAAACTGCAACAGCTTAGAAAGCAGAATAATTTAACGCAGGAGCAGCTTGCAGAGCAACTATATGTATCAAGAACAGCTGTGTCAAAATGGGAAAGTGGTAAGGGCTATCCAAATATTGAGTCGCTTAAATCTATATCAAAACTTTTTTCAGTTTCTATTGATGAATTGTTATCGGGAGAGGAACTGATAAGCCTTGCAGAAACAGAAAATCGTTCTAATGTTGGGCGGATTTATAACCTAATCTACGGAATATTGGATGTAATGGTGATTGCATTTATTATTCTACCGATGTATGGAAAATCGGATGGTACATATATTTATGCTGTCAATCTTTTGTCATTCACCGAGACAACAAGGGTGAATCTTATCATCTATTGGACTGTTTTTATTTCAATTATCGGGCTTGGTATCATTGGGCTTCTATTTGCTCACTTTGAAAAAGAGTCATGGTGCAGCCTTACTGGAAAATTCTCCATTGCATTAGAGGCTGTGGCAATCTGTTTCTTTGCAGCAGCAAGGGAGCCATATGTAACCATGCTTTTATTTTTGTTATTTTTAATGAAGATATTTGTATTGGTAAAGCGTGGTCCAACAAAGTGA